In Desulfobacter hydrogenophilus, the genomic stretch ACGAAAGATCCTGCAACACCTCTTTCAAGGCCTCCCATCCCAAATGATGCCAGCTTTTTTGGATATGTTCCTGCCATTCGACAATATTTGACCAGTTCTTGTCCGGTTTGTATATGGTTGCGCCCACATCCCCCACCGCGTAATCGGGTATTGGCAGATCATAGGTATGGATGGCTTCATGGATCAATTTTTTATTTCGTCCGGTAACATAGGCAAGGCTAATGGTCCAATCTAAATTATACCATTTCAGGACAATGATTCTATGGGCAAATCCACCCATTTTAGCCCCCTCCCCGGCAAAAACTATTTTCCCGATTCATGCATTAACCAAAAACTTAAGGCATTAAAGACAAAAATACAGATCTATTGTGAAGAAAGATGGAGCGCAGCCGGCGCTGTCATTGGCCATTTCGCCCTTGAAAATAAATAATTTTTCCGAATCAGGGGATAGGCATCGATCAGACAGGATTTAACCACAACGAATATTTAAAGATCTGTGTGGGTTACACAGATCTTTTTTATAACAGCCATGGGCTGACTTGGTCTATCAATCCCGAGGTTCAACCCACAACAAAGCATGGAAGTAATTCAGTGACTTATTGGAACTTTCATATAAAAAGGGTCTGAGACATTCCCAATCAATACAGAGGGGCCAGACCCTGGTCAAAAGTTTCAAATCGGGAAAATGCCAGGTCCTGTTCCGGTGAAAGCCCGACCGGATCAGCCCCGGAGCCTGAGGGAGTGAGAAATTGCCGGGCAAAAGCCGGAATCTCATCCCCTTTGAGCCGTATTCCCTGATGCCGGTCATCCCTTTCAATGACCACGGCCTTATCTTGATTCAACCGAACCTTGGTAAAGGGGTACCGGAGGGTGGCTGCGGGCCTGAGGGCGGTGGTGTTATATTTGACTTTGAGTTCAAGCCCGGTAAAGTCAATTAGTTGCCATAGTCTTGAATGAAAAAGAATCCGGTCCTGCTTAGTTGAAACCGCCCAGCCTTCGTCCTCCTGGGACCGAAACCGCTCCAGGACCAGGCCGAGCCGTTCATTCGGCCCTGTAATGCTCATGGCGCGGATAAACCCTGTAGGTGTTATCTCTTCCCAGTCTTTCTTTATCAAATTGGCGTTCCTGCGCCGGGCTGCCGCCTTCTGGAACTGGTTGCGAAAGGTAAAGGAACAATAATTGACTGGTAGGGGAATGTCCCGGTCCAAGGTGTAGCGGATCAATTCCAGTGCCGCAAGTTCAGTCTCGAAGACGGACACGCCTGGGCCGTGGATAAAGGTATAGCCGCGCCGGACCAGCTTGGGGCGGTTAAATTGGGTGCACCGGATCTGGTGAAGATTCAGATAGTTTACCCCCATTGAACTTAAGACGGCGGTAAGAGGCTTTGTGATTTCAAGATCTTCGGGTACGGCCGGGATTTCAACCGTGACGACCGGAATAATTCCCACGGCCTTTTCCAGACCGGAAAGATTGTAATTGTCTGCGGACAGATCAAAACGGATCTCATTGAGTCCGCTGTCCCGAAGCGCTTTTAGTTTATCCTCGGTTGCCAGGATGCCGTTGGTGTACATCCAGGTATAAATGGGGCGGCAGGCATGCTCCCCAATGGCACGGAGGTAGTCCAGCACCCTGTCAACGGTCATCAGGGGCTCGCCCCCGCTGAACCCGACGCCCTCTATGCCGAAACGGTTCACATAACGCACATAGTCCAGGTCCTTTTCAAAGGTCACGGTGCTGGTCATGGGCAAGCCTCTGTCATTCTGCCCCGAGGGGCAATAAAAACAGGCGGCATTACAAATATTATTGATAAATAGGCAGGACCATTTTCCCTGGCCGCATAAGACGCATCCAGGCGAAATGCCATGGGTGTAGGGCTTGGTGCCGGCAAATTGCCATGCGGCAGGAGAATCGGGTCTGACAAATATAGCTGAAATCAATTCTTCCCTTGCCTTAGTAGCGGTTTCCATCGCTCCTGGGGAATTCAGCCAGTTCATGGTTTCATAAACGCCGGCATAGTCTTTTTCTATCCGATTTACATAGGATATCTTTTCATTCTGGGTTATCAACGCATCTGTCTCTCAAAGGGTTAAAAAACATTGGAAGGATTGCAAAATAGAGACCATACAATAGAAAACCAGGAATCTTGTGGAAAACAGGCTCCGGCCGGGGCAAAATCGGCAAATAAAGGCCGACGCTACCACCCGGGAAACAGATAAAAAGAATTGATAAGTCCGATTATAAATAACAACGGAACAATAAAATCCGATTATGAAGCTGATGATCCTGCCTTTACGCAATTACCCTATCCTATTGACGTACTCTCATGCAATGATTACTTCCTTTTGCCGGCTGCAAGCGGTATAATGATAT encodes the following:
- a CDS encoding radical SAM protein; protein product: MITQNEKISYVNRIEKDYAGVYETMNWLNSPGAMETATKAREELISAIFVRPDSPAAWQFAGTKPYTHGISPGCVLCGQGKWSCLFINNICNAACFYCPSGQNDRGLPMTSTVTFEKDLDYVRYVNRFGIEGVGFSGGEPLMTVDRVLDYLRAIGEHACRPIYTWMYTNGILATEDKLKALRDSGLNEIRFDLSADNYNLSGLEKAVGIIPVVTVEIPAVPEDLEITKPLTAVLSSMGVNYLNLHQIRCTQFNRPKLVRRGYTFIHGPGVSVFETELAALELIRYTLDRDIPLPVNYCSFTFRNQFQKAAARRRNANLIKKDWEEITPTGFIRAMSITGPNERLGLVLERFRSQEDEGWAVSTKQDRILFHSRLWQLIDFTGLELKVKYNTTALRPAATLRYPFTKVRLNQDKAVVIERDDRHQGIRLKGDEIPAFARQFLTPSGSGADPVGLSPEQDLAFSRFETFDQGLAPLY
- a CDS encoding HAD family hydrolase, whose translation is MGGFAHRIIVLKWYNLDWTISLAYVTGRNKKLIHEAIHTYDLPIPDYAVGDVGATIYKPDKNWSNIVEWQEHIQKSWHHLGWEALKEVLQDLSFLLLQEPENQHEYKLSYYADLEIDKHSLKEDVFIALSGPPLYGQR